The proteins below are encoded in one region of Desulfovibrio sp.:
- a CDS encoding sulfite exporter TauE/SafE family protein — MLEPSGYIGLIALGFGAGAFGTLIGAGGGFVLMPLLLVLYPDDPPALLTSISLAAVFFNALSGTEAYAMARRIDYRSALLFSCATLPGAILGALNTSSIPRRTFDIVFGLAVLAAAAFLSFKKPGRACDGKSCSSHQTSRSITDAHGTSWTYSFNPVLGTGLSLLVGYLSSFLGIGGGIMHVPLMVYLLNFPVHVATATAQFILAVMSLSGTLTHVMTGAFSHGAHRTAALAIGMVVGAQVGAKLSDRIGGTAIVRLLAGGLAVLGIRILLLALGWWK, encoded by the coding sequence ATGCTAGAACCATCGGGATACATAGGGCTCATTGCGCTCGGTTTCGGAGCGGGAGCTTTCGGTACCCTTATCGGCGCGGGCGGGGGCTTCGTGCTCATGCCGCTCCTGCTCGTGCTCTACCCGGATGACCCTCCCGCACTTCTGACAAGTATTTCCCTGGCTGCGGTGTTTTTTAACGCACTGTCCGGGACAGAGGCATACGCCATGGCAAGGCGGATCGACTACCGCTCGGCCCTGCTTTTCTCCTGCGCCACCTTGCCCGGAGCGATTCTCGGGGCGCTCAACACATCGTCCATTCCCAGGCGGACGTTCGATATAGTGTTCGGCCTAGCGGTCCTGGCCGCCGCGGCGTTTTTGTCGTTCAAAAAACCCGGGCGGGCCTGCGATGGGAAATCCTGCTCCAGCCACCAAACCTCGCGGTCCATCACCGATGCCCACGGGACCAGCTGGACCTACAGTTTCAACCCCGTCCTCGGTACGGGGCTCTCCTTGTTGGTGGGATATCTCTCCAGTTTCCTCGGCATCGGCGGAGGGATCATGCACGTGCCGCTCATGGTGTATCTGCTCAATTTTCCGGTGCATGTCGCCACCGCCACAGCGCAGTTCATCCTGGCCGTGATGTCCTTGTCCGGCACACTGACCCACGTAATGACTGGCGCCTTCTCCCACGGGGCGCATCGGACGGCGGCCCTGGCCATCGGCATGGTGGTGGGGGCCCAAGTAGGAGCCAAGCTATCGGACCGCATAGGCGGCACGGCCATCGTACGCCTGCTGGCAGGGGGTCTGGCTGTCCTGGGAATCCGCATTCTGCTTCTGGCTTTGGGGTGGTGGAAATAA